A region of the Tissierellales bacterium genome:
TAAGTTTTACAATTTCCTCATCTAATAGTTCATCTTTCTTTGAAAGTAATCCTAAAATTTCAGAAAGCTCAATTAGAGTTTCGTAAGTATACTCTATCAAACTTTTGGCACTTTTTTCATTAAAGTTTGTATTTGCATATTTTACTATGTCAAAAAGAACCGATATAGCGTCTGCTGTATTTAGGTCATCATCCATACTTTCAAAGAATTTTTCTTTATAAGTTTCAACCTTTTCTTTTTCTTTTATCTCTTCTTCAGTTATTTTTTTATCTTCTGCTTTATCTATTAAATATTCTAAGTTTTTCTTCCCATTGTACAATCTTTCTAAAGCTTTCTTTCCTTGTTTCATTAAATCTCTACTGAAATTAATAGGATTTCTATAATGGGCAGAAAGTAAAAATAATCTTAATACTTCTAAGTCAAACTCTTTTCTAATTTCTTTTACTGTGAAAAAATTAAATGAAGATTTGCTCATTTTTTCATCTTCAGTATTTATCATAGCATTATGGATCCAATATTTTGCAAAAGGCTTATTAGTTAGAGTTTCACTTTGGGCTATTTCATTTTCATGATGGGGAAATTGTAAATCATCTCCTCCAGCATGGATATCTATAGATTCCCCTAAAAGCTCCTTTGCCATTACCGAACATTCAATATGCCAGCCTGGTCTGCCTTCCCCCCAAGGACTATCCCAGGAAGGTTCTCCTTCTTTTGCCTTCTTCCACAACACAAAATCCATAGGATTCTTCTTATCTACATTTATCTCAATTCTAGCCCCACTCTTTAAATCCTCTATGTTCTTCTTGGATAGTTTCCCATAGTTTTTAGCCTT
Encoded here:
- the cysS gene encoding cysteine--tRNA ligase, giving the protein MELYNSLTREKEKFKPLKKDEVTIYTCGPTVYNHIHVGNARPLVVFDTLRRYLKYKGMDVKYLVNFTDIDDKMIKIANEEKTTVKEVADINIERFFEDTDGLGLLEDETLHPRATEHIDDIINFVEELEKKGAAYNIDGNVYFDISKAKNYGKLSKKNIEDLKSGARIEINVDKKNPMDFVLWKKAKEGEPSWDSPWGEGRPGWHIECSVMAKELLGESIDIHAGGDDLQFPHHENEIAQSETLTNKPFAKYWIHNAMINTEDEKMSKSSFNFFTVKEIRKEFDLEVLRLFLLSAHYRNPINFSRDLMKQGKKALERLYNGKKNLEYLIDKAEDKKITEEEIKEKEKVETYKEKFFESMDDDLNTADAISVLFDIVKYANTNFNEKSAKSLIEYTYETLIELSEILGLLSKKDELLDEEIVKLIEERTKARKNKDYELADKIRDDLKEQGIILEDTSEGVKWKRV